A genomic region of Clavibacter michiganensis subsp. insidiosus contains the following coding sequences:
- a CDS encoding TatD family hydrolase, which translates to MSESSYVRQRDTSAAHGQTRDLTYPPLPEALTVPVYDNHTHLEIADGESPIDFTEHLDRASSVGVRGVIQVGGDLETSRWSAETAAHEPRMLAAVAIHPNEAPAYEEAGTLDDALAEIHELAGRPRVRAVGETGLDFFRTGEEGRAAQQRSFEEHIRIAKERGIALQIHDRDAHDEVVATLLRVGAPERTVFHCFSGDEDLARICAENGWYMSFSGTVTFKNAGDLREALAFAPRSLLLVETDAPFLTPVPFRGRPNAPYLIPHTLRAMAAHLGTDVSMLAAQISSNTELVYGRWDDEPVTSPAKDPAEIDPAGRA; encoded by the coding sequence ATGTCCGAATCCAGCTACGTGCGCCAGCGCGACACCTCCGCGGCCCACGGCCAGACGCGCGACCTCACGTACCCGCCGCTGCCCGAGGCGCTCACGGTCCCCGTCTACGACAACCACACGCACCTCGAGATCGCGGACGGCGAGTCGCCCATCGACTTCACCGAGCACCTCGACCGGGCGAGCTCGGTCGGCGTCCGCGGCGTGATCCAGGTCGGCGGCGACCTCGAGACATCGCGCTGGTCGGCGGAGACCGCGGCGCACGAGCCGCGCATGCTCGCGGCCGTCGCGATCCACCCGAACGAGGCCCCGGCCTACGAGGAGGCGGGCACGCTCGACGACGCCCTGGCCGAGATCCACGAGCTGGCCGGGCGCCCGCGCGTGCGCGCCGTCGGCGAGACCGGCCTCGACTTCTTCCGCACCGGCGAGGAGGGCCGCGCGGCCCAGCAGCGCTCGTTCGAGGAGCACATCCGCATCGCCAAGGAGCGCGGCATCGCCCTCCAGATCCACGACCGCGACGCGCACGACGAGGTCGTCGCCACGCTGCTACGGGTCGGCGCCCCCGAGCGCACCGTCTTCCACTGCTTCTCCGGCGACGAGGACCTCGCCCGGATCTGCGCCGAGAACGGCTGGTACATGTCGTTCTCCGGCACGGTCACCTTCAAGAACGCGGGGGACCTGCGCGAGGCGCTCGCCTTCGCGCCGCGCTCGCTCCTGCTGGTGGAGACGGACGCGCCGTTCCTCACGCCCGTGCCGTTCCGCGGCCGGCCGAACGCGCCGTACCTCATCCCGCACACGCTCCGCGCGATGGCCGCGCACCTCGGCACCGACGTGTCGATGCTCGCCGCGCAGATCTCCTCCAACACCGAGCTTGTCTACGGGCGCTGGGACGACGAGCCCGTCACGTCGCCCGCGAAGGACCCCGCCGAGATCGACCCGGCGGGCCGCGCGTGA
- a CDS encoding bifunctional 2-methylcitrate synthase/citrate synthase — protein sequence MTDIRKGLAGVVVDTTRISKVEPATNSLLYRGYPVQELAAHCSFEQVAYLLWHGELPTDEELAHFENQERAERRPADAVLRIVDALPVDAHPMDVLRTAVSAIGAADPAPDDHSADADLERSVRLLAQIPVLIAYDQRRRQGLDPVEPRDDLGLAENLLLMVHGERPTEADAKAMEVSLILYAEHSFNASTFTARVITSTLADLHSAVTGAIGALKGPLHGGANEAVLETLDEIGDAARVEVWLDAALAAKRKVMGFGHRVYRAGDSRVPTMKQALDDLVAVRVAGGGGAGESARRTMELYDALERGMAERTGILPNLDYPSGPAYALLGFETRAFTPLFVAARVVGWTAHIVEQRAANSLIRPLSEYDGPAERHLS from the coding sequence ATGACCGACATCCGCAAGGGCCTCGCCGGGGTCGTCGTCGACACGACCCGCATCAGCAAGGTCGAGCCGGCCACCAACTCCCTCCTCTACCGCGGGTACCCCGTGCAGGAGCTCGCCGCGCACTGCTCCTTCGAGCAGGTCGCGTACCTCCTCTGGCACGGCGAGCTGCCCACCGACGAGGAGCTCGCGCACTTCGAGAACCAGGAGCGCGCCGAGCGGCGGCCGGCCGACGCGGTGCTCCGGATCGTCGACGCCCTGCCCGTCGACGCCCACCCGATGGACGTCCTGCGCACCGCCGTCAGCGCGATCGGCGCCGCGGATCCCGCACCCGACGACCACTCCGCCGACGCCGACCTCGAGCGCTCCGTGCGGCTGCTCGCGCAGATCCCCGTGCTCATCGCCTACGACCAGCGCCGCCGCCAGGGCCTCGACCCCGTCGAGCCGCGCGACGACCTCGGCCTCGCCGAGAACCTCCTCCTCATGGTCCACGGCGAGCGCCCCACCGAGGCCGACGCGAAGGCCATGGAGGTGTCGCTGATCCTCTACGCCGAGCACTCCTTCAACGCCTCCACGTTCACGGCCCGCGTCATCACCTCGACCCTCGCCGACCTGCACTCGGCGGTCACGGGCGCGATCGGCGCGCTCAAGGGCCCGCTGCACGGCGGCGCCAACGAGGCCGTGCTCGAGACGCTCGACGAGATCGGCGACGCGGCGCGCGTGGAGGTGTGGCTCGACGCGGCGCTCGCCGCGAAGCGCAAGGTCATGGGCTTCGGACACCGCGTCTACCGCGCGGGCGACTCGCGCGTGCCCACCATGAAGCAGGCGCTCGACGACCTCGTCGCCGTGCGCGTGGCCGGCGGCGGCGGGGCGGGGGAGTCCGCCCGTCGCACGATGGAGCTGTACGACGCGCTCGAGCGCGGCATGGCCGAGCGCACCGGGATCCTGCCGAACCTCGACTACCCGTCCGGTCCCGCCTACGCGCTCCTCGGCTTCGAGACCCGCGCCTTCACGCCGCTCTTCGTCGCCGCGCGCGTGGTCGGCTGGACCGCGCACATCGTCGAGCAGCGGGCGGCGAACTCGCTGATCCGGCCGCTCTCGGAGTACGACGGACCGGCGGAGCGCCACCTGTCCTGA
- a CDS encoding 4-(cytidine 5'-diphospho)-2-C-methyl-D-erythritol kinase, with amino-acid sequence MTSAATSSDVVHARAPGKINVSLTVGALQDDGYHDVATAYQAVSLYEDVWATKADGFSVEFGGSIDTSHLTTGADNLAVRAARLLARSTGYRGGVHLRIEKDVPIAGGMGGGSADAAATLLACDTLWGTERTRDQLLALGAELGADVPFALAGGTAIGTGRGDRLSPALAKGTFQWVLAIAEFGVSTPDVYGELDKHRERHAQDIFPAQQIPQVDSGVLQALRAGDPHMLAEVLHNDLQAPALHLAPGLGEVLQLGEENGALAGIVSGSGPTVAFLAADLDSALELQIALSAARLQVIRATGPVHGARIITG; translated from the coding sequence ATGACCTCCGCGGCCACCAGCTCCGACGTGGTGCACGCGCGGGCCCCGGGGAAGATCAACGTCTCCCTCACGGTGGGCGCCCTCCAGGACGACGGGTACCACGACGTCGCCACGGCGTACCAGGCGGTCAGCCTCTACGAGGACGTGTGGGCCACGAAGGCCGACGGGTTCTCGGTCGAGTTCGGCGGATCCATCGACACGTCGCACCTCACCACCGGCGCCGACAACCTCGCCGTCCGTGCGGCCCGGCTCCTCGCCCGGAGCACCGGCTACCGCGGGGGCGTGCACCTGCGCATCGAGAAGGACGTGCCCATCGCGGGCGGGATGGGCGGCGGATCCGCGGATGCCGCGGCCACCCTCCTCGCCTGCGACACCCTGTGGGGCACCGAGCGCACGCGCGACCAGCTGCTCGCCCTCGGCGCGGAGCTCGGCGCCGACGTTCCGTTCGCGCTCGCGGGCGGCACCGCCATCGGCACGGGCCGCGGCGATCGCCTCAGCCCCGCGCTCGCCAAGGGCACGTTCCAGTGGGTGCTCGCCATCGCCGAGTTCGGCGTCTCCACGCCCGACGTCTACGGCGAGCTCGACAAGCACCGCGAGCGCCACGCGCAGGACATCTTCCCGGCGCAGCAGATCCCGCAGGTCGACTCCGGCGTGCTGCAGGCGCTGCGGGCGGGGGATCCGCACATGCTCGCCGAGGTCCTCCACAACGACCTCCAGGCGCCCGCGCTGCACCTCGCGCCGGGCCTCGGCGAGGTGCTGCAGCTCGGCGAGGAGAACGGCGCGCTCGCGGGCATCGTCTCGGGATCCGGCCCCACGGTCGCGTTCCTCGCGGCGGACCTCGACAGCGCGCTCGAGCTGCAGATCGCGCTGAGCGCCGCCCGCCTTCAGGTGATCCGGGCGACCGGGCCCGTGCACGGAGCCCGCATCATCACGGGCTGA
- the rsmA gene encoding 16S rRNA (adenine(1518)-N(6)/adenine(1519)-N(6))-dimethyltransferase RsmA, producing MSDETAPAAAPAPAPTLLGPAEIRDLAELLGVAPTKKLGQNFVIDANTVRRIVRVARVEAGTHVVEVGPGLGSLTLGLLETGASVVAVEIDGRLAEQLPVTVALFQPDAALTVVHEDALRVAKLPGDPTALVANLPYNVSVPVLLHLLEHFPAIRTGVVMVQAEVGHRIAAAPGSKVYGSPSVKAAWYGAWRTAGQVSRQVFWPVPNVDSVLVAFERHAEPFASESLRVRTFKIVDAAFQQRRKMLRQALAELLGGSEAASALLEAGGVAPTSRGEQLSVHDYLRVAHAWADREADGVPPSLR from the coding sequence GTGAGCGACGAGACGGCACCCGCCGCCGCGCCCGCGCCCGCCCCGACGCTCCTCGGCCCCGCGGAGATCCGGGACCTCGCCGAGCTGCTCGGCGTCGCGCCCACGAAGAAGCTCGGCCAGAACTTCGTCATCGACGCCAACACCGTTCGCCGCATCGTCCGCGTCGCGCGCGTCGAGGCCGGCACGCACGTGGTGGAGGTGGGGCCCGGGCTCGGATCCCTCACCCTCGGCCTCCTCGAGACCGGCGCGAGCGTCGTCGCGGTGGAGATCGACGGCCGGCTCGCCGAGCAGCTGCCCGTCACCGTCGCGCTCTTCCAGCCGGACGCCGCGCTCACCGTCGTGCACGAGGACGCGCTCCGCGTCGCCAAGCTGCCGGGGGATCCCACCGCGCTCGTCGCGAACCTCCCGTACAACGTGTCCGTGCCCGTGCTGCTGCACCTGCTCGAGCACTTCCCGGCGATCCGCACGGGCGTCGTCATGGTGCAGGCCGAGGTCGGGCATCGCATCGCCGCGGCGCCCGGATCCAAGGTGTACGGGTCCCCGAGCGTCAAGGCCGCCTGGTACGGCGCGTGGCGCACGGCGGGCCAGGTCAGCCGCCAGGTGTTCTGGCCGGTGCCGAACGTCGACTCCGTGCTCGTCGCCTTCGAGCGGCACGCGGAGCCGTTCGCGTCGGAGTCGCTTCGCGTCCGCACGTTCAAGATCGTCGACGCGGCCTTCCAGCAGCGCCGCAAGATGCTTCGCCAGGCGCTCGCCGAGCTGCTCGGCGGGAGCGAGGCCGCATCCGCGCTCCTCGAGGCCGGAGGGGTCGCCCCCACTTCGCGGGGCGAGCAGCTGAGCGTGCACGACTACCTCCGCGTCGCCCATGCCTGGGCGGATCGCGAGGCGGACGGAGTGCCTCCCAGCCTCCGCTAG
- the metG gene encoding methionine--tRNA ligase, with amino-acid sequence MSRGEPFYITTPIFYVNDVPHIGHAYTEVAADVLARWHRQRGDDTWFLTGTDEHGQKILRTATAHDTTPQAWADRLVTESWQPLLEAVDISNDDFIRTTDARHEESVKIFLQRLHDAGFIYTGEYKGYYCVGCEEYKQPSDLLEGTGPFEGQLVCAIHSKPVELLEEKNYFFRMSDFGERLLAFYEERPDFIQPESARNEILSFVRRGLEDLSISRSSFDWGIPIPWDESHVVYVWFEALMNYVTAIGYGVDDEQFARRWPATHLVGKDILRFHAVIWPAMLMALGEEPPRRVFGHGWLLVGGEKMSKSKLTGIVPQTITDTFGIDAFRYYFMRAFAFGQDGSFSWEDLSARYQAELANGFGNLSSRVIAMVGRYFDGRIPEAHELTEADERVLSVARAAASTADDAIERLAIHESLAAVWTLVDELNGYITSQEPWALAKQDEDRARLETVMHTAVRGLGTLAVLLAPVLPGATEKLWTALGGTGTVGRQRIDLADEWTGSGTVTPLEAPLFPRIEQEPATPAT; translated from the coding sequence ATGTCCCGCGGCGAGCCCTTCTACATCACCACGCCGATCTTCTACGTGAACGACGTCCCGCACATCGGGCACGCGTACACCGAGGTCGCCGCCGACGTGCTCGCCCGCTGGCACCGCCAGCGCGGTGACGACACCTGGTTCCTCACGGGCACCGACGAGCATGGGCAGAAGATCCTCCGCACGGCCACCGCGCACGACACCACCCCGCAGGCCTGGGCCGACCGCCTCGTCACCGAGAGCTGGCAGCCGCTGCTCGAGGCCGTGGACATCTCCAACGACGACTTCATCCGCACCACGGACGCCCGCCACGAGGAGTCCGTGAAGATCTTCCTGCAGCGCCTCCACGACGCCGGGTTCATCTACACGGGCGAGTACAAGGGCTACTACTGCGTCGGCTGCGAGGAGTACAAGCAGCCCTCCGACCTCCTCGAGGGCACGGGTCCGTTCGAGGGCCAGCTCGTCTGCGCCATTCACTCGAAGCCCGTCGAGCTGCTGGAGGAGAAGAACTACTTCTTCCGCATGAGCGACTTCGGCGAGCGGCTCCTCGCGTTCTACGAGGAGCGTCCCGACTTCATCCAGCCCGAGAGCGCCCGCAACGAGATCCTGTCGTTCGTGCGTCGCGGCCTCGAGGACCTGTCGATCTCCCGCTCCAGCTTCGACTGGGGCATCCCCATCCCGTGGGACGAGAGCCACGTCGTCTACGTGTGGTTCGAGGCGCTCATGAACTACGTCACGGCCATCGGCTACGGCGTCGACGACGAGCAGTTCGCCCGCCGCTGGCCCGCCACGCACCTCGTGGGCAAGGACATCCTCCGCTTCCACGCCGTCATCTGGCCCGCCATGCTCATGGCGCTCGGCGAGGAGCCGCCCCGCCGCGTCTTCGGCCACGGCTGGCTGCTCGTCGGCGGTGAGAAGATGTCGAAGTCGAAGCTCACGGGCATCGTGCCGCAGACCATCACCGACACCTTCGGCATCGACGCGTTCCGCTACTACTTCATGCGCGCCTTCGCCTTCGGGCAGGACGGCTCCTTCAGCTGGGAGGACCTCAGCGCCCGGTACCAGGCGGAGCTCGCCAACGGCTTCGGCAACCTCTCCTCCCGCGTGATCGCCATGGTCGGCCGCTACTTCGACGGCCGGATCCCCGAGGCGCACGAGCTCACCGAGGCCGACGAGCGCGTGTTGTCCGTCGCGCGCGCCGCCGCGTCCACCGCGGACGACGCCATCGAGCGGCTCGCGATCCACGAGTCGCTGGCCGCCGTGTGGACCCTCGTCGACGAGCTCAACGGCTACATCACGAGCCAGGAGCCCTGGGCCCTCGCCAAGCAGGACGAGGACCGCGCGCGCCTCGAGACCGTGATGCACACCGCGGTCCGCGGCCTCGGCACGCTCGCCGTGCTGCTCGCGCCCGTGCTGCCCGGCGCCACCGAGAAGCTCTGGACCGCGCTCGGCGGCACCGGCACGGTCGGCCGGCAGCGCATCGACCTCGCCGACGAGTGGACCGGATCCGGCACCGTCACCCCGCTCGAGGCGCCGCTGTTCCCGCGCATCGAGCAGGAGCCGGCGACGCCCGCCACCTGA
- a CDS encoding dihydrolipoyl dehydrogenase family protein: MPESTDHADPADAPAHYDVAVIGAGPAGTAAALRAAELGASVVVLEAGRVGGTCVNTGCVPTRVLAKTARLVREVRSAGENGIGVGTPVPHWPSIVVRVHAQVDRVRSLKDEAARFEAAGVTLIHEGRARFVDDRTLQLDSGRRITAGSIIVCVGGHSRRLPVPGAELATVPEDVLALPGIPRRLAVIGAGNTGAQLVTVFRSFGSEVTLLDVAPRVLTASDEAISEAVEDAFTAQGVRVRTGIDTVTGLTKTGDGSITLLWRAGDRPQSSSFDAVIMATGWPADVDDLGLEHAGVEVERSAIPVDRYLRTRVPHILAVGDATGKDMLVQAAQSEGEAAAENAVLGVNRRIPLQLLPAGGFTDPDYAGVGLTQAEARERDGACVVARVPFEEVDRAVIDDREAGFLLLIADRRRELILGAHAVGENAVEVIQSVTTAMAAGVDVATLAHVRFAYPTYSAIIGIAARRLLQEDERAGDLD; the protein is encoded by the coding sequence ATGCCCGAGAGCACCGACCACGCCGATCCCGCCGACGCCCCGGCGCACTACGACGTCGCCGTCATCGGCGCCGGGCCCGCGGGCACCGCTGCCGCCCTCCGCGCCGCCGAGCTGGGCGCGTCCGTCGTGGTGCTCGAGGCCGGACGCGTCGGCGGCACGTGCGTCAACACCGGGTGTGTGCCCACGCGCGTGCTCGCGAAGACCGCGCGGCTCGTGCGCGAGGTGCGCTCGGCGGGCGAGAACGGGATCGGCGTGGGCACGCCTGTGCCGCACTGGCCGTCGATCGTGGTGCGCGTGCACGCGCAGGTCGACCGCGTGCGCTCGCTCAAGGACGAGGCCGCCCGGTTCGAGGCGGCGGGCGTGACGCTGATCCACGAGGGCCGCGCGCGCTTCGTCGACGACCGCACGCTCCAGCTCGACAGCGGCAGGCGGATCACCGCGGGCTCGATCATCGTGTGCGTCGGCGGCCACTCGCGCCGCCTGCCCGTGCCCGGCGCCGAGCTCGCGACCGTGCCCGAGGACGTGCTCGCGCTGCCGGGGATCCCCCGCCGCCTCGCCGTGATCGGCGCCGGCAACACGGGCGCGCAGCTCGTGACGGTCTTCCGGTCGTTCGGCTCCGAGGTCACGCTGCTCGACGTCGCGCCGCGCGTGCTCACCGCGTCCGACGAGGCGATCTCCGAGGCCGTCGAGGACGCGTTCACCGCGCAGGGCGTGCGGGTTCGCACGGGCATCGACACCGTGACGGGCCTCACCAAGACGGGCGACGGATCCATCACCCTGCTCTGGCGCGCGGGCGACCGCCCGCAGTCCTCCAGCTTCGACGCCGTGATCATGGCCACCGGCTGGCCCGCCGACGTCGACGACCTGGGGCTCGAGCACGCCGGTGTCGAGGTGGAGCGCTCGGCGATCCCGGTCGACCGGTACCTCCGCACGCGCGTGCCGCACATCCTCGCCGTGGGCGACGCCACGGGCAAGGACATGCTCGTGCAGGCCGCGCAGTCCGAGGGCGAGGCCGCGGCGGAGAACGCGGTGCTGGGCGTCAACCGGCGGATCCCGCTGCAGCTGCTCCCCGCCGGCGGCTTCACCGACCCGGACTACGCGGGCGTCGGCCTCACCCAGGCGGAGGCACGCGAGCGCGACGGCGCGTGCGTGGTCGCGCGGGTGCCGTTCGAGGAGGTCGACCGCGCCGTGATCGACGACCGCGAGGCCGGCTTCCTCCTGCTCATCGCCGACCGCCGCCGCGAGCTCATCCTCGGCGCGCACGCCGTGGGCGAGAACGCGGTCGAGGTGATCCAGTCGGTCACCACCGCGATGGCCGCGGGCGTCGACGTCGCGACCCTCGCGCACGTGCGGTTCGCGTACCCCACGTACAGCGCGATCATCGGGATCGCCGCCCGGCGCCTGCTGCAGGAGGACGAGCGCGCGGGCGACCTCGATTGA